ACGTGGGGCTATCTGGCCCCGCTGGCCTCGGGCATCGGGTCGATTCTGCTGGCCTCCCCCGCACCGGTGCAGATCGGGCTGGCACTGCTGCTGCACGGCCAGATCGGCATGCTCGCCATCTACATCCCCTTGTGGCGGCGCAGCGAGGACGACGCCACCGTCATCCAGGCCGCCGGATCGGCATGCGCGGTCGGCGCCGCCGGGCTGCTGCTCGCCGGGGTCGAGGTGAGGTCGGTGATCGGATGGCTGTCGTGCTATCTGGTGCTGACCATCCTCGGGGAGCGCCTCGAGCTGTCTCGGCTGACGATGACTCGGAACCGCTTCCTGCCCGCCGCCGCACTGTGCCTGCTGGCCGCCCTGGTGATCCAGACCGCCTCGCCGAAGGTCGGCTGGCCGCTGCTCGGCGTCGTGCTGGTGGTGATGTCGGTGTGGCTCATCGACAAGGACGTCGCCCGGGTCGGCATGCGGCGCGGCGGGCAGGCCGCCTACATCGGCGGGATGCTGATGGCCGGCTATGTGTGGCTGGCGATCGCCGGCGTCGTGTGGATCTTCTCCGGGCCGCTGGGCACCGGTACGGGATATGACGCCGCCGTCCACGCCGTCTTCCTGGGATTCGTGATGGGCATGATCCTGGGGCATGCGCCGATCATTCTTCCCGCCGTGCTGCGGATCCGCCTCGACTGGTCGAACTGGTTCTGGGTGCCGGCGGTGCTGCTGGAGGCCTCGCTCGTGGTCCGGTTGGGGATCGGCGACGGGCTGGGCCTGCCCCTGGCCGTCCAGATCGGTGGGACGATCAATGTGATCGCCCTGCTGAGCCTGATCGCCGTCGTCGTCACCCATGCCCATTCACGAGATGGTGCTCATTCAGCCCATCCACACGACAGGAGGTCCCGTGCCTGAGATCACCTCGCGCCCGCAAGAGGATCCAGGGAGACCCGCCCCGAAGGGCTCCGACCGGACCCGCCGCAGCGCCTGGCACCGCAAGGCCTCCGCCCCGGTGTCGGTGTGGCTGGTGGCCCTGCTCGCCGTGGTGATCGGCGGGCACTGGATCCCCCAGCAGCGGTGGCTGCTGGTGCACATGGTGACCCTCGGCGTGGCGACCACCTCGATCCTGGTGTGGGGGCAGTACTTCACCGAGTCGATCCTCCACGAGAAGCTCGCGGAGCCGGACCGCAAGCGCCAGGTGTGGCGGATCCGCATCCTCAACCTCGGCGTGCTGGCCTGCTGCGTCGGCATGGTGCCGAGCTGGCCGTGGGTGGTGGTGGCCGGCGCCACCGTCGTCGGTCTGGCGATGTGCTGGTACGCCCTCGACCTGGGCCTGCAGGTGCGCCGCGCCCTGCCGGGACGATTCGACGCCACCGTGCGGTTCTACAGCGCCGCGGCCTGCCTGCTGCCACTGGGCGCGATCGCCGGGGCGGTGATGGCCTTCTCTCCCGAGGAGCCCTGGCGCACCCGACTGCTGATGGCCCACCAGGGGCTCAACATCATGGGATTCGTGGGGCTGACGGCGGTCGGCACCCTGGTGACCCTGTGGCCCACGGTGCTGCGCACGAAGATGCAGCCCACTCAGGACCGCAACGGGAGGCGGGCTCTGTGGATCATGTGCGCCGCCGTTCTCGTGATGACGGTCGGATCGCTGGCCGGATGGTGGTGGCTCGAGGCCGCCGGGGTGCTCGCCGAACTGGCCGGGCTGTGCGTCGTCGGGGTCGACCTGGTGCGCTGCGCCATGAAGAAGCCCCCGCGGGACTTCCCCGGATACTCGATGGGTGCGGCGGTCATCTGGTTCGCCATCTGGCTGGGATGGCTGGCCGCCACCATCCTCATCAAGCGCGACCACCTGCTCCAGGAGGACATCACCGCCCTCACCGTGCCAGTGGTCGTCGGCTTCCTGCTGCAGTTGCTGCTGGGGGCCATGAGCTACCTCATGCCGATGGTGATGGGCGGCGGGCCGGCGATCGTGCGCGCCACCAACGCGAGGATGCACACCCTGGGGGCGCTGCGGGGCACCGCCACCAACGCCGGACTGGTGATCTGGGCGCTGGCCGCCGGGACGTGGACCTCCCGGATCGGACTGGGACTGGCCATTCTCGGGATGGCGGGATTCCTGCCGGCGATGGTCGCCATGGTGAAGACCGGGGTCGGGATGCTGCGGGCGAAACGGGCCGCGGCCGAGCAGAAGGCCCCGGTGCCGGCGGCCGACCGCGCGGATCACTCGCCCGAGGGCCGTTCTGGGGCTCCGGAGCCCGGGAAGGCCGCTCCAGCTAGCAAAATGCGCACTCCCACCAACCATCCGGCCCCGGCTCCCACCGCCCCGACCTCCCGGCGCTCCTTCGCCGAGGCGGCGATCGGCCTGGGCGCCGCCCTGGGAGCGGTGGCCGTGGGCTGGCGCCTTGACGGGGACACCTCCGGCTCCGGGTCTTCCGGCCATGTCACCGCGACCGGCCGCACCACCACCGTCAAGATCTCGATGAAGGACATGCACTACCACCCGTCGGCGGTCGAGGTGCCCGCCGGGAACCGCCTGGTGGTCCAGCTCCACAATGCCGATCCGGAGCAGACCCACGACCTCTACTTCCCCTCCGGTGCGGCCTCGAGGCGGCTGGCCCCCGGGCAGAGCCAGACCGTGGACGCCGGAGTCATCAGCGCCCCCACCCAGGGGTGGTGCACCATCGTGGGCCACCGCTCGATGGGCATGGAGCTCGAGGTGACGGTCGGCGGCGCCTCCGCCTCCCAGGGCGGATCCTCGGCGGCAACGTCCACCCGCCGGAAGATCGACCTCACCAAGGCGCCCGGTGCGGGTTTCCGCACCCGTGACGCCAGGCTCCCGGCCCTGCTGGCCGGGCGTGATCACACAATGACCCTCACGGTCACCGAGTCCACCCAGGAGGTGGCCCCTGGCGCCACGATCCGCGCCATGACCTACAACGGGCGGGTGATGGGACCGGCGATCCACGCCCGGATCGGCGACACCATGGACGTCCACCTGGTCAACCGCGGCTCGATGGGCCACTCGATCGACTTCCACGCCGGGACCGTCTCCCCCAATGCCGTGATGCGCACCATCTCGCCGGGAGCGTCCCTGGACTACCGCTTCACTCTGCACCGGTCGGGCGTCTGGCTGTACCACTGCTCGACGATGCCGATGAGCTCGCACATCGCCGCTGGCATGTACGGGGCGGTCGTCGTGCCTCCCCACGACCTGGCCCGCGCCGACCGCGAGTACCTGCTGGTGCAGTCGGAGACCTACCTCGATTCAGCCAACGGCAAGGAGGTCGACGCCGACAAGATCGCGGCCGAGACCCCCGATCTCACGATGTTCAACGGCCACGCCAACCAGTACGTCTTCGCCCCACTGACCGCGAAGGTCGGGGAGCGGGTGAGGATCTGGGTTCTGGCCGCAGGCCCGAGTCGTGGTATCTCATTCCATGTGGTGGGTACCCAGTTCGACACGGTCTTCAAGGAGGGCGCCTACCTGCTGCGCCCCGACAACGCCGAGGGCGGCGGGGCCCAGGCCCTGGATCTGGCCAGCGCCCAGGGAGGATTCGTGGAGATGGTCTTCGAGGAACCGGGCCGCTACACCTTCGTCAACCACTCCTTCGTCGAGATGGAGCGCGGGGCGAGGGGACTCATCGAGGTGATCTCATGACCGAGAATCAGCACACACTCACCGATCCCGGGGCCGATTCTCCGGCCGACCGGGTCGTCGAGGCCCTCAGGCGCCGTGGCGGCACGGCCTCGGCCGCCGAGGTGGGCGCCGATCTGGGCATCCACGTCTCGACGGCGCGCTTCCACCTGGACCATCTGGTCGAGGACGGACGCGCCCGGTCGGGTCGCGAGAAGCGCGCCACCCGCGGGCGCCCGCGCACCATGTTCACCCTGACCCCCGACCCGAAGGAGGGGCCGAGGGCCTACCAGATGCTCGCCGGGGTGCTCGTCGACCACCTGTCGCGGCAGGACGACGCCGTCGCCCTGGCCCACCAGGCCGGGGTGGAGTGGGGACGTCGGTACGCAGGTGTCGACGTCACCGAGATCCTTGAACAGATCGGCTTCGCCCCTTGCACGACCCTGGTGGACGACGACCAGGATGAGGGCCCGGACGGCGAGGCACGGATCGCACTGCGCCACTGCCCCTTCATCGACGTCGTCCAGGAGCATGCGGCCCTGCTCTGTCCGCTGCACCGCGGCGTCGTCGAGGGGGTCGTGGGCCATCCGGTGACTCTGGAGGCCCACCCCGGCGCAACCTGCTACGTCGATCTGGAGCAGGCCGGCTGATCCGCGGGAAAGCACCATACCCGCGCCT
The window above is part of the Propionibacterium freudenreichii subsp. freudenreichii genome. Proteins encoded here:
- a CDS encoding multicopper oxidase domain-containing protein, translated to MPEITSRPQEDPGRPAPKGSDRTRRSAWHRKASAPVSVWLVALLAVVIGGHWIPQQRWLLVHMVTLGVATTSILVWGQYFTESILHEKLAEPDRKRQVWRIRILNLGVLACCVGMVPSWPWVVVAGATVVGLAMCWYALDLGLQVRRALPGRFDATVRFYSAAACLLPLGAIAGAVMAFSPEEPWRTRLLMAHQGLNIMGFVGLTAVGTLVTLWPTVLRTKMQPTQDRNGRRALWIMCAAVLVMTVGSLAGWWWLEAAGVLAELAGLCVVGVDLVRCAMKKPPRDFPGYSMGAAVIWFAIWLGWLAATILIKRDHLLQEDITALTVPVVVGFLLQLLLGAMSYLMPMVMGGGPAIVRATNARMHTLGALRGTATNAGLVIWALAAGTWTSRIGLGLAILGMAGFLPAMVAMVKTGVGMLRAKRAAAEQKAPVPAADRADHSPEGRSGAPEPGKAAPASKMRTPTNHPAPAPTAPTSRRSFAEAAIGLGAALGAVAVGWRLDGDTSGSGSSGHVTATGRTTTVKISMKDMHYHPSAVEVPAGNRLVVQLHNADPEQTHDLYFPSGAASRRLAPGQSQTVDAGVISAPTQGWCTIVGHRSMGMELEVTVGGASASQGGSSAATSTRRKIDLTKAPGAGFRTRDARLPALLAGRDHTMTLTVTESTQEVAPGATIRAMTYNGRVMGPAIHARIGDTMDVHLVNRGSMGHSIDFHAGTVSPNAVMRTISPGASLDYRFTLHRSGVWLYHCSTMPMSSHIAAGMYGAVVVPPHDLARADREYLLVQSETYLDSANGKEVDADKIAAETPDLTMFNGHANQYVFAPLTAKVGERVRIWVLAAGPSRGISFHVVGTQFDTVFKEGAYLLRPDNAEGGGAQALDLASAQGGFVEMVFEEPGRYTFVNHSFVEMERGARGLIEVIS
- a CDS encoding helix-turn-helix transcriptional regulator, with amino-acid sequence MTENQHTLTDPGADSPADRVVEALRRRGGTASAAEVGADLGIHVSTARFHLDHLVEDGRARSGREKRATRGRPRTMFTLTPDPKEGPRAYQMLAGVLVDHLSRQDDAVALAHQAGVEWGRRYAGVDVTEILEQIGFAPCTTLVDDDQDEGPDGEARIALRHCPFIDVVQEHAALLCPLHRGVVEGVVGHPVTLEAHPGATCYVDLEQAG